A window from Schistosoma haematobium chromosome 3, whole genome shotgun sequence encodes these proteins:
- the AP2A2 gene encoding AP-2 complex subunit alpha-2 (EggNog:ENOG410V6UF~COG:U), giving the protein MPNTKGDAMRGLAVFISDIRNCKSKESEIRRVNKELANIRSKFRGDKTLDGYQKKKYVCKLLFIFLLGHDIDFGHTEAVNLLCSNRYTEKQIGYLFISVLINESHPLMNLVISRLKDDLNSRNPVFMNLALQCIANIGSREMAENFADKIPKLLVSGDTIDSIKQNAALCLLKLIRVAPELITYDDWTVRAMHLLNDQHLGVVTSAVSLIDALVKRSPEEHKGCVSLAVSRLSRLITSSYTDLQDYTYYFVTAPWLSVKLLRLLQNYPQPEDTTVRARLAECLDTILKKVQEAPKSKKVQHPNAKNAVLFEAINLIIHMDSDPKLLVRACNQLGQFLQHKETNLRYLALESLCLLATSEFSHEAVKKHQETIVNALKSERDVSVRQRAVDLLYAMCDRTNAQAIVGEMLSYLEVADYAIREEMVLKVAILAEKYATDYSWYVDTILNLIRVAGDYVSDEVWHRVIQIVINREDVQGYAAKTVFEALQAPACHENMVKVGGYILGEFGNLIAGDPRSAPKVQFNLLHSKFHLCTPTTRQLLLSTYMKFINLFPEIKSDIQSVLQNDSNLRSSNVEIQQRATEYLALSRIATDDVLATVLEEMPPFPERHSSILAKLKAKNPNTDGTISKSEAVGESYALNSTKIDHDSNHDVNREADLLNFGNPGTVYNEVQSKPNGSSSLLVDIMGNGLASPYMNNLLHASGDQYINHKEFTNFLTRHNAILYENSLIRIGIRMESCGQFCRLGVFYGNKSPHPFTVFCSQVTCPDAMDVNELAKAISIELQPGPDRIEAGTQVQQTLNVECLRPFTEIVKLDVSYLCEDSKQRYALMLPVTLNKFLQPAEMDQATFFSRWKLLSQPGRECQKINPPLFSLETSFLRTTTKNFGFGLLDGIDPNPNNVVGAGIVVTSSQQVGVLLRLEPNTQIKMYCLTIRSTREIVSSHLAKLIEQLI; this is encoded by the exons ATGCCTAACACGAAGGGAGATGCCATGCGAGGTTTAGCCGTTTTTATCTCTGATATCCGAAACTGTAAAAGTAAAGAAAGCGAAATACGCCGCGTCAATAAAGAACTCGCAAATATTAGATCAAAATTTAGGG GTGATAAAACACTTGATGGTTATCAGAAAAAGAAATATGTCTGCAAATTGCTCTTCATATTTCTTTTGGGGCACGATATTGATTTCGGACACACTGAGGCAGTCAATCTGCTTTGCTCAAACCGATATACAGAAAAGCAAATA GGATATTTATTCATATCTGTACTCATCAATGAATCACACCCACTCATGAATTTGGTTATTTCACGTCTTAAGGATGACCTGAATAGCCGGAATCCTGTGTTTATGAATCTTGCATTGCAATGCATCGCCAATATAGGGAGTCGTGAAATGGCTGAAAATTTTGCAGACAAGATCCCTAAATTACTTGTATCAGG TGATACAATTGACTCCATCAAACAAAATGCTGCTCTTTGTCTTCTGAAGTTGATTAGGGTTGCTCCTGAACTGATTACGTATGATGATTGGACTGTTAGGGCCATGCATCTACTTAATGATCAACATTTG GGTGTTGTGACATCGGCCGTTAGTCTGATCGATGCTTTGGTGAAAAGAAGTCCAGAAGAACACAAAGGATGTGTATCTCTTGCTGTTTCACGCCTTAGCAGA TTAATAACATCTTCTTATACTGACCTACAAGATTATACCTACTACTTTGTTACTGCTCCGTGGTTATCTGTCAAGTTACTACGTCTACTTCAGAACTACCCACAACCAG AGGATACTACGGTTCGTGCTAGACTTGCTGAGTGCCTCGATACTATTTTGAAGAAAGTTCAAGAAGCTCCAAAATCAAAGAAAGTACAACATCCAAATGCTAAAAATGCTGTTCTTTTTGAAGCTATCAATCTTATAATCCATATGGATTCTGATCCCAAATTGCTTGTCCGTGCTTGTAATCAGTTAGGACAGTTCCTACAACACAAGGAGACCAATCTACGTTACTTAGCTCTTGAATCATTATGCTTGTTGGCTACGAGTGAATTCAGTCACGAGGCAGTCAAGAAACATCAGGAAACTATTGTAAATGCACTTAAA AGTGAACGGGATGTTTCAGTTCGTCAAAGAGCTGTGGATCTCTTATATGCTATGTGCGATCGAACTAATGCTCAAGCTATTGTAGGGGAGATGCTCAGCTATTTGGAAGTAGCGGATTATGCTATCCGTGAGGAGATGGTTTTAAAGGTTGCTATCTTGGCGGAAAAATACGCAACTGACTATTCTTGGTATGTGGATACTATACTGAACTTAATAAGAGTTGCTGGTGATTATGTTAGTGATGAAGTTTGGCATCGTGTCATCCAGATTGTTATAAATCGTGAAGACGTACAAGGATATGCGGCAAAGACAGTGTTTGAG GCGCTTCAAGCTCCTGCATGTCATGAAAATATGGTTAAAGTTGGAGGATATATTTTGGGTGAATTTGGCAATCTGATTGCAGGGGACCCAAGATCAGC ACCTAAAGTACAATTCAATTTATTGCATAGTAAATTTCATTTATGTACTCCAACTACACGTCAACTATTGTTGTCCACGTATATGAAGTTTATCAATTTGTTTCCAGAAATTAAGTCCGATATACAGTCTGTACTACAAAATGACAGTAATTTACGCAGTTCCAATGTAGAAATACAGCAACGAGCTACTGAATATTTAGCGCTATCGCGAATCGCCACTGATGACGTATTG GCTACTGTTCTAGAAGAAATGCCACCTTTCCCAGAGCGTCATTCCAGTATTTTAGCTAAACTTAAGGCTAAAAATCCTAATACTGATGGTACAATATCAAAATCGGAAGCTGTTGGGGAAAGTTATGCTTTGAATTCAACCAAA ATCGATCATGATAGTAATCACGATGTTAATCGTGAAGCAGATTTACTCAATTTCGGCAATCCTGGTACTGTATACAATGAGGTCCAGTCAAAACCAAACGGATCATCTAGTCTATTAGTTGATATAATGGGTAATGGTTTGGCTTCTCCATATATGAACAATTTACTTCATGCCAGTGGTGATCAATACATAAATCATAAAGAATTCACAAA CTTTTTGACAAGGCATAATGCAATATTATATGAGAATTCTCTTATTCGTATTGGTATTCGAATGGAATCTTGTGGTCAGTTTTGTCGTTTAGGTGTATTCTACGGGAACAAATCTCCTCATCCATTCACAGTGTTTTGTTCTCAAGTCACTTGTCCAGATGCAATGGATGTGAACGAATTGGCTAAAGCTATTTCCATTGAACTTCAACCTGGTCCTGATCGAATTGAAGCAGGGACACAAGTTCAACAAACATTAAATGTTGAATGTTTACGTCCTTTTACTGAAATAGTAAAACTTGATGTTTCTTACTT atGTGAAGACTCGAAACAACGTTATGCTCTTATGCTTCCAGTAACATTAAATAAATTCCTTCAACCTGCAGAGATGGATCAAGCAACATTTTTCTCTCGGTGGAAATTACTGTCTCA